Proteins encoded within one genomic window of Humulus lupulus chromosome 1, drHumLupu1.1, whole genome shotgun sequence:
- the LOC133812936 gene encoding probable serine/threonine-protein kinase PIX13 isoform X2, which yields MGLCWGKPARDPSPSTNFASTSPGTSSNYSRNLVLSGTTNSSVGRSQFSEAASGSVDESYQNGQFLETPNLKVYTFAELKAATKNFKADTVLGEGGFGKVFKGWVDENTLAPSKFGTGMVVAIKKLNSESMQGFQEWQSEVNFLGRLSHPNLVRLLGYCWEDKELLLVYEFMQKGSLENHLFRRNPSVEPLSWERRLQIAIGAARGLAFLHASDKKVIYRDFKASNILLDGNYNAKIADFGLAKLGPSGGDSHVTTRIMGTYGYAAPEYIATGHLYVKSDVYGFGVVLLELLTGLRALDSRRPSGQHNLVDWTKPCLSSRRKLTTIMDVRMEGQYFPKAALQAAQLTLKCLEQDPKNRPAMKDVLETLEKIEAMKDKAKQSKGSSRHSSSGSGLLPGAHHRSSLDSCR from the exons ATGGGTCTCTGCTGGGGAAAGCCTGCTCGTGATCCTTCTCCAAGCACCAACTTTGCCTCTACTAGTCCAG GGACATCTAGTAATTACAGTAGGAACCTTGTGTTATCTGGAACAACCAACAGCAGCGTGGGAAGGAGTCAGTTTTCTGAGGCTGCAAGTGGGAGTGTGGATGAGTCTTATCAGAATGGTCAATTTCTAGAGACACCCAACTTGAAAGTGTACACTTTTGCAGAGTTGAAAGCTGCCACTAAGAATTTCAAGGCTGACACAGTGCTTGGGGAGGGAGGCTTTGGGAAAGTTTTCAAAGGTTGGGTGGACGAGAATACTTTGGCTCCTTCCAAGTTTGGCACTGGTATGGTGGTTGCTATCAAGAAATTGAACTCTGAAAGCATGCAGGGTTTTCAGGAATGGCAG TCAGAAGTAAATTTCCTGGGAAGGCTTTCTCATCCCAACTTGGTCAGACTATTAGGATATTGTTGGGAGGACAAAGAACTGCTCCTTGTGTATGAGTTCATGCAGAAGGGAAGCTTGGAGAACCATCTTTTCAGAA GAAATCCATCCGTTGAACCACTATCTTGGGAAAGAAGACTTCAAATAGCGATTGGGGCAGCTCGGGGACTGGCTTTCCTACATGCTTCGGATAAGAAGGTCATATACAGAGATTTCAAGGCATCGAACATACTGCTTGATGGG AACTACAATGCGAAAATTGCTGATTTTGGCTTAGCAAAACTGGGGCCATCTGGTGGAGACTCGCATGTAACGACTAGGATTATGGGCACCTATGGTTATGCAGCTCCCGAATACATTGCTACAG GCCATTTATATGTGAAGAGTGATGTGTATGGCTTTGGTGTAGTGCTGCTCGAATTGCTGACAGGTTTACGAGCACTAGACTCAAGACGCCCCAGCGGGCAGCATAACCTCGTGGACTGGACTAAGCCATGTCTGTCTTCAAGAAGAAAGTTGACTACCATCATGGATGTGCGGATGGAGGGCCAGTACTTCCCCAAGGCAGCACTCCAAGCAGCACAACTCACCTTAAAATGCCTAGAACAAGATCCTAAAAACCGCCCCGCAATGAAAGATGTTTTGGAGACGTTGGAGAAGATAGAAGCAATGAAAGATAAAGCAAAGCAATCCAAAGGTAGCTCTAGACATTCTTCTTCTGGTTCTGGTCTTCTTCCCGGTGCTCATCATCGTTCCTCACTCGACTCCTGCAGGTAG
- the LOC133812936 gene encoding probable serine/threonine-protein kinase PIX13 isoform X1: MGLCWGKPARDPSPSTNFASTSPVGTSSNYSRNLVLSGTTNSSVGRSQFSEAASGSVDESYQNGQFLETPNLKVYTFAELKAATKNFKADTVLGEGGFGKVFKGWVDENTLAPSKFGTGMVVAIKKLNSESMQGFQEWQSEVNFLGRLSHPNLVRLLGYCWEDKELLLVYEFMQKGSLENHLFRRNPSVEPLSWERRLQIAIGAARGLAFLHASDKKVIYRDFKASNILLDGNYNAKIADFGLAKLGPSGGDSHVTTRIMGTYGYAAPEYIATGHLYVKSDVYGFGVVLLELLTGLRALDSRRPSGQHNLVDWTKPCLSSRRKLTTIMDVRMEGQYFPKAALQAAQLTLKCLEQDPKNRPAMKDVLETLEKIEAMKDKAKQSKGSSRHSSSGSGLLPGAHHRSSLDSCR, encoded by the exons ATGGGTCTCTGCTGGGGAAAGCCTGCTCGTGATCCTTCTCCAAGCACCAACTTTGCCTCTACTAGTCCAG TAGGGACATCTAGTAATTACAGTAGGAACCTTGTGTTATCTGGAACAACCAACAGCAGCGTGGGAAGGAGTCAGTTTTCTGAGGCTGCAAGTGGGAGTGTGGATGAGTCTTATCAGAATGGTCAATTTCTAGAGACACCCAACTTGAAAGTGTACACTTTTGCAGAGTTGAAAGCTGCCACTAAGAATTTCAAGGCTGACACAGTGCTTGGGGAGGGAGGCTTTGGGAAAGTTTTCAAAGGTTGGGTGGACGAGAATACTTTGGCTCCTTCCAAGTTTGGCACTGGTATGGTGGTTGCTATCAAGAAATTGAACTCTGAAAGCATGCAGGGTTTTCAGGAATGGCAG TCAGAAGTAAATTTCCTGGGAAGGCTTTCTCATCCCAACTTGGTCAGACTATTAGGATATTGTTGGGAGGACAAAGAACTGCTCCTTGTGTATGAGTTCATGCAGAAGGGAAGCTTGGAGAACCATCTTTTCAGAA GAAATCCATCCGTTGAACCACTATCTTGGGAAAGAAGACTTCAAATAGCGATTGGGGCAGCTCGGGGACTGGCTTTCCTACATGCTTCGGATAAGAAGGTCATATACAGAGATTTCAAGGCATCGAACATACTGCTTGATGGG AACTACAATGCGAAAATTGCTGATTTTGGCTTAGCAAAACTGGGGCCATCTGGTGGAGACTCGCATGTAACGACTAGGATTATGGGCACCTATGGTTATGCAGCTCCCGAATACATTGCTACAG GCCATTTATATGTGAAGAGTGATGTGTATGGCTTTGGTGTAGTGCTGCTCGAATTGCTGACAGGTTTACGAGCACTAGACTCAAGACGCCCCAGCGGGCAGCATAACCTCGTGGACTGGACTAAGCCATGTCTGTCTTCAAGAAGAAAGTTGACTACCATCATGGATGTGCGGATGGAGGGCCAGTACTTCCCCAAGGCAGCACTCCAAGCAGCACAACTCACCTTAAAATGCCTAGAACAAGATCCTAAAAACCGCCCCGCAATGAAAGATGTTTTGGAGACGTTGGAGAAGATAGAAGCAATGAAAGATAAAGCAAAGCAATCCAAAGGTAGCTCTAGACATTCTTCTTCTGGTTCTGGTCTTCTTCCCGGTGCTCATCATCGTTCCTCACTCGACTCCTGCAGGTAG
- the LOC133812937 gene encoding protein RKD5 translates to MDSSSKTHFLISLLIFKNTLNRELIRSLHAYRWSDGKESEVEREFVFSTNGTYNEMEANPLLLGLTDCRVSDVSKGLVNGLWVCIFAFHNHHPHFPHLTSIPSLLTPSKNPKLRSIPSLANDLQAIFQMNCMTTFTDDKEPSQLDLPSNENENQPPKRRNLVLYQDLNCLPDPDTPSQSSDDQRMDQSSPSSGGVDEKKKLKKKRAASKDIARIALSDLAKYFDLPIVEASRNLKVGLTVLKKKCREFGIPRWPHRKIKSLDSLIRDLQVEKKWKEENKAAAIAAAKRKMMLQNEKESIEKTPFLEMKTETKRFRQDVFKRRHRDRVLRTQQASSITQD, encoded by the exons ATGGATTCCTCATCCAAAACCCATTTCTTAATCTCTCTCCTAATCTTCAAGAACACTCTCAATCGAG AGTTGATAAGAAGCTTGCATGCTTACCGATGGAGTGATGGGAAGGAAAGTGAGGTGGAAAGAGAGTTTGTGTTCTCAACCAATGGAACATACAATGAAATGGAAGCTAACCCACTTCTTCTTGGGTTGACAGACTGTCGAGTTTCAGATGTTTCTAAAGGCCTTGTCAATGGCTTATGGGTCTGCATATTTGCCTTCCATAACCATCATCCTCATTTTCCTCATCTCACCTCCATACCCTCTCTCCTTACACCTTCCAA AAATCCCAAGCTGAGGTCAATTCCATCACTGGCCAATGATCTTCAAGCAATTTTTCAAATGAACTGCATGACCACATTCACAGATGACAAAGAGCCATCACAGCTGGATTTGCCATCCAATGAAAATGAAAATCAACCTCCAAAGAGAAGAAATCTTGTCCTTTATCAAGATCTTAATTGTCTTCCTGATCCAGATACACCTTCTCAATCCTCAGATGATCAACGAATGGATCAATCTTCACCATCATCAG GTGGGGTGGATGAGAAGAAGAAGTTGAAGAAGAAAAGAGCAGCCAGCAAAGACATAGCAAGAATTGCATTATCTGATTTGGCCAAGTATTTTGACCTCCCAATAGTGGAAGCCTCAAGAAATCTGAAAGTAGGACTTACAGTTCTGAAGAAGAAGTGCAGAGAATTCGGCATCCCTCGCTGGCCACATAGGAAGATCAAATCGCTGGACAGTCTCATTCGAGATCTTCAG GTAGAAAAAAAGTGGAAGGAGGAGAACAAGGCTGCGGCTATAGCGGCAGCAAAGAGGAAGATGATGTTGCAGAACGAAAAGGAAAGCATAGAGAAGACACCCTTCTTGGAGATGAAAACCGAAACCAAAAGGTTTAGGCAAGATGTTTTCAAGAGAAGGCACAGAGACAGGGTTCTCAGGACTCAGCAGGCTTCATCAATCACTCAAGATTAG